The following DNA comes from Neofelis nebulosa isolate mNeoNeb1 chromosome 3, mNeoNeb1.pri, whole genome shotgun sequence.
AACCTACAAGGCAAAATGTAACCGAAATGCCGTGAGTGTCTGATGTTATAAATTCTCACATAATCGTCAAGGAGAAAACAAGCATACACTTCCTCAAGCAGGGCCAGccctaaaaaggaaaagaaacggCGCCTGTGGTGTCCGGGGAAATGACAGCAGAGGGGACAAAAGTGTGCTGTGTATATACCCCTGCTTGTGGCGAGGAAACGAAGAGTTGTGAACTACCTTCCCCGCTGAATTATGGGAAGCTCTCTTCTCTGGGTCCCCCTTCCCGCAGGGAGGGTAGAGGGTAATGTGCAGAAGGTACAGAGGCAAACGTGTGAGAAGCACCACTGGGGTAGCACAGTGTTGCAGTCAGATTATTGACTCATCCAAGACAGAAGCTGCTCGTGTCTGCACACACATTCGAGTGTCCTAAATGCGTCTACGAGGCATCTGAATGAAGTATGATAAAGACATTAGAGAGTATTCAAAAACTCCAAAAAAGGGTAAAAAGATTTATTGTACTTTTTTCAGATTAACTCTTGGATCGACTGCTTCTAATTTAGAAGCACTTTACCTGGAAACATGTGCTGAGGTCAAAAAGAAATCATACTGAGcgtatttaaaaatgtaacatcgTTTAAAAATGCATCTgtcctcaggggcgcctgggtggctcagtcggttaagcatccgacttcggctcagctcatgatctcacactgtgagtccgagccctgcgttgggttctgtgttgacagctcagagcccggagcctgctttggattctgtgtctccccctctctctgcccctcctcaactcacactctgtctctcaaaaatgaataaacgttaaaaaaaaaaaaaaaaaattaaaaaaaaaatgcatctgtcCTCCATTTCCAAACTTTGTGACACCCTGAGTTAGTCGCATAATAAATAAGTCACACAGTCAACCAATACTTATTTATATGCTGATGGGTTTAACACAAAccacatttcttttcccttgtcaTATACTATTAaggtttatcttttttatctCCCATCTTCCAAAGAATTCCTGGAAAACATACCTCTCTCCTATTCCAAGAAGTGGAGGAAGCTCTCACAATTACCATACCTGTGACAAAATGGTACATATTGTGTTCTACTACTAAATCACGATAGTGCTATTCTGCATTACCCTATAGCCTCCTCTCTGGCATTAAGTTCATGCATGGCACTGTCCAGGTATGCTTCCTTCTATCAGCAGATTTTCCAGCCAGACTTCGCTGAAGACACTTCTCCGTAGCTAAAGTTACCTGAAATACAGACCCGCTAGCTGTTCATGAATATCAAAATCCTGACAGCCTTTGGAAcagtttctttgtgtttaagaTCTCCAGGTAACATTCACTGTTTGTACCCTTACCAGGGGCTGTGGAATACGCATATAAGAAGTCGGCTTCCACTGGTATTTTCTGGCAGGCGATGTCATCCTCGGTACCACTGTCAGTCTCAATGCCGCAGTCCAGTTCCGTGCCTCGGCAGGCCTAGAggttagaaaataaacatttactaaaaaaCTGttatgtgtggggcacctggctggctcagtcggttaagggtccaattttgattttggctcaggtcatgatctcactctttgtgagtttgagccccatgttgggctcggtgctaacagcatggagcttgcttgggactctctctctctctctctctgcccctctcccgctcatgcccactctcactctctctctctctctctcaataaaaaataaaacaccttgtgtgtatacacataactgtgatttcttttttaatttttttggtaacatttattttatttttgagagagagagagagagagagggagagagacagagtgcaagcaggggaagggcagagagagggagacacaggatctgaagcaagctccaggctgtaagctgtcagcctagagcctgatgtatggctcgaactcacaaactgaaatcatgacctgagctgaagttggctctcaagtgactgagccacccaggtacccctacacaCATAACTGATTCCTAAGAAATGTAAAGGCTGTGTAAAACTGGATGTTAACTATGAAGAATATTTTGGATAAAAgtctaaaatgaacatttattctAGATCTCGTAAGTGGtagtttaaatgaataaaaaagttaaCATTAGTTCAGTAgcttctgagggaaaaaaataatccatcGGCTAATCCACAAACGAGTAACTTAATCCCTGATTAATCCTCCGTCACCAGGTTATTCAGTGAAAGATTACCTGAATAATGAAGAGTTTGGGTTTGCCGGTTAGACTTCTACAATAATCCCCTCTGAAGAAACCTGTCAATTTTTTCAGGTCAACAGGTCCGTTTGTTCCATAAATGATTCCTTCATCACCGTGGCTTAGAAGCACGCAAATAAAACTGCTCCTTTTGCTATGATCttctctagaaactggaaaaacgtttataagtaaggaaaataagcaaagaaaaccCAACACAACTTCGCTCACTCATCTCCTAGGAGACCGcacaggagaaaaatgaaggacTTGAAGACGGAACCGAGAGGTCACTGAAGCCCCACCTGTGCCAGACAGCACAGCTCAGACCATTTCAGGGGGGGCACGACTACTCTTATGTCATTTATATACGATGTAGGCTTATGAACAGTACGACGCCACGGTTCTCACGCTTTACGGCTGTAATTACAGCTACCATCATATAAAGTTGGACCGTGAAGGCGGGTCACTCTTCGTTATTTCTTACCACTGTCCAGCAACGCCACAATTTGTTCGCGTGTAAGATCGTTTTTATTCCTGACTTCGTATTTCAAGTTTGTGAATGTTTCTCGGAGGTTCGCCGCATCCACATCTGTACCAGACCGAGACGGCATTCCTGGAAAACAGAAAGGATTACttaaattgcattaaaaagaaaaaaagagtaatggcTCTGAATGAATTATTCAGTGCAATAAATTCTTCTTTTCAGCTGTTAAGAAAATTCAGTTACTCTGATCGTCGGTAACACTAAGTCTCTTTAGTTTCTTGGCATATAAGACACTTCATAATACAAGCTGTATCAGTGTTATGGTCCTAAGATCTTTCACAGCTGTTTAGTAAAAAACACAACTGAAATGCTTAATGGGAGAactttggttaaataaattatgattcatttatataatggaatactgtgTTGCCATTTCTGTAGACAAAATTTTACCATGGGAAATGGTCATTGTATAAAAAAACCCTATAAAACAATATAGGATACTACTTTTGTTTAggaaaaatatgatatatatatatacacacacacatatatatataaccatatacaCATCTCATACACTCAgaggaaatggaatttttttaagttcccagCAATTTTAAGATACGTTActactttaataatatttttccagaaaaaaccccacaaacccaCTACCACATTAATATTTTTCACCAGGCATCCTGCCAGGAGTAATTTCCTCCAACCCTTTCCAAGCACCACGAGACCATGATTATGACCAGCTTCTTTTGTACAGATGTGGGacaggagcacagagaggttcaggCACTTGTTGAAAGTAACAAAGCTGGCGTTAGGCCTGTACCTGGGGGTCCTGGGCTTTCATCACTCCTTTACGGTACCCTCCACCTAAATGTACAGATTGATTGCACAGTGCACCCagatttaaaaatgctaaaatgttGGGGAGGACACACCTTAGAAGTGAATATGTTATTAACGtgtatgaatagaaaaaaaaagactcgatGTCTATAGCTCCAAAACATTGTGGATAGAGTATCTCTGTGTAGTGTGACTATGAGTGATTTtagtggtttttcttttgttaatctgtAGTTTCTGAAATTTCTATTATGGCCGtatgtaattttttataaaattaaaataagcctAGCAAAGTTGTGACTTTGGAGAGGCTGAGGGTACCATGCAGCTATGTGACAAGGTGAGTGAATTCTGGTCCTAGGTTgtgagccatttaaaaaattttttaaatgtttatttatttttgagagagagagagagagagcgtgacagagtgtgagcaggggaggcggtggggcagagagagagagagagagagagagagagagagcgagagggagacacagaatccgaagcaggcttcaggctctgagctgtcaacacagagtccgacgcggggctcaaacccacaaaccacgagaacatgacctgagcttaaaccaagagtcagacactcaactgactgagccacccaggcacccctgtgagcTATTTAATAGTAGAACCGAAAGTATGATACTGTCAAGAGATCACTGCAAGGCCCTGACCTTCAAatttcaaagcagaaaaagagCTCACTCTAATGCTCTAAAGTCTGCTCTAAAGCCAGACTACCGGTTTGTTGTTTGTTCTTATGGTTGTTAAAGAACATATTCAACAGTGTAAAATCCTACAGGAAGTGGGCATCATAACTGGCAATGTGAGACAGAATGTCCCATGGTTCAAGGCGGCATCTCAACTTACAGCCAAAAGCAATGCAGAATGCTGCCATTCGGATTTAGACACCCATCCCCATTCACCGTGTCCTCATTCTTCATAACTAGTCTAACGCCAAGGCCCACTTATCTTTCCAGTGCCACCTGGCTTCTTTTGGCCATTTTCACCACCACTCTGGTAGACAGCTTCCTAAATTAGATCTGCTGCTTCTAATTTCTTTAGTTAAAAATCAATTCTAATGTGATCGATATGCCAATTCACAGAATGATCACAgcatcagtttaaaaaataagaagtggAAAAACAGCCCATTCAGATCGTAAATTATACAAATGGAGCAAATGGAATACTATAtgatcattaaaagaaaaaaatctgaagattaTATAGGAACACGAAAAATGTTTATATGACGTTAAGAGGGATAAGGATACAATACTGCTTGCGTATTATGAATACAATTAAGCTTCAAGAGAAACGGTCAGGAGAAAGTATCAAGTAATACATCAAGATATTAATTAGCTTTTTAGGATTGtaggggattttattttttatattctctaaaaataaagtctgcaATGTATTAGTAGATTCAAGTGGCACTCCGCATAGAGGCTGGGAAGGAGATTTGGTGATCAGGCCATGGTAAATCTAAGAGAACAGTTTCAGTGGAGAGGTAGTGGAGGAAACAGATTCAAGAGGGATGGAAAGAAGTGAGAACAGCAAGCTTGAAGtacatgttttcaaaatttaGAGGAGACAAAAATGAGATGAAAGCTTAAGAGGAAGCAGGGTAAAAGAAAGGTCTCTTTCAAATGGGGCTCTGTCATTTTTGTAGGGGGAAAGGAAAAAGTCAGTAGAGCAAGTGAAGATACAAACAGGTGAAGGAGTCCAGGAGGTGGATTGAGAGCTCAGGCTGGGGGCGTGGTCGGGCACACCAAGGccaagtcccagctctgctatTAAATTATCTGTGTGACTCTGTGCAAGAATTTTAACCTTTCAGCACCTAACCGTGGTTACTTTTCAGGGTTGTTATGCAAATTAAACAAGAGAATACCTACCAGGTGCCCTGTACAATTCCTGGAATGAAAAAATACTACTACCTATTATTTGTTGACTCCTTCCATTAGCGTTAAAGAGGGAACAGGGGGATAAAGAAACGAGGGCAGAAAAGCCAACACACAGATAGGAGGCCTGCtataggaagagggagagattATGATGGTGGATAGAAGATGGAGAGTTCATAATGTGTTGCAGGACATGAAGGGTCCTGCTCCATCCTTACTTTGTGGTTATTCTGTGTTATCGTTTACTAACTAATAAcatcagttctatttttaaaatgataccaAATGTAAACAGGACGATGTTTGAAAAGGACTAAAAATTAGGTTGTGATACATACCGGTACTTTCATGAAAGttcttattattaattattatacaTAAACCCATTTCAGGGTAATCCATTTTGTAACTGTTGTCCATGTATATTCCAGAGTCCATTGATTTGCTTCCATGGAAGATCTTTCTGCTTGGAAATCAAACAGTTTACAAAGATAGAAAGGCCAATGCTGCTGTTCACATCAATACAACTTTTATAACACATACGGACAGTTCACATTTGTTGGGTGGGTGTTAGGCTGTGTGCTGCAGGCCTTTCCTGATTTAAATTTCACAAGAaaccattttacggatgaggaagtGACTGTTGTGAGGCTAAGTAATGTGTAGATGGTTATGCAGATAACGTGTCAGGACCGAGGCCAAGAGCACCTGTTGGACTTGAGTCCAGGCTTTTAATCTCCACATTTGGCTTTCCTCTAAATTGTATAGAATTCCATCACATACATTTTatgctttaaacattttaaatgtcttgtaATATTGTGAGATATTTTACCTTTCAAGGTAAGAGCAACGTCTTAAAAATTACCCTGAAATGCTAGGAAAGCAACAAAATGCATATATGACGTGAAGCACAATATTTACCACAATTCCTAAATTGTTCCTTAAATGCCATGAGTTAAACGAATTAATAGTTAATACAGAAAATCACTGTTGTAAATAACTGGAAAATACTTGTCTGAAAGTCGCTAAACCTCTGTTAATCCTAGACCAGggtcaataaactttttttttttttccagaagagcCAAATATCAAGTATTTGAGGCCTGTGTTTTTTGTAGCTCCTCCGTTCTGCTGGTGAACATAGCCCAGGACAATATGTAAGTCAAAGTGTGTGGCTACATTCCAATAATACTTGACCAAAATAGACTGGAAGCCCAAACCCTGATCTAGCCCAAGAATCAGTAAATACCAGGTCTAGGAACAGCCAAACCTCAATACCTAAAGTGCACGTACTCATCATGCCTTTAACCGGAGAGTATTTCATTACGTGCAATTACATGCAATTCTAAAAACATTGttggaaaaagatgaaaatagtaCATGAAAGCAATCAAGGTCAGAAAGGAACTATTATATTTAGCTACAGGTGAAGATCCccacattttacaggtgagaaaatcaACACTCTGAAAGCAGACTGACTTGTTGGAGACCATATAGATAATGGATCCCAGAACAGTAATTCTCCACCTCCTGCTGCCTCCTAGGAGGCAGTAGGATAGCCAGGCTGGGGGagccgtggggggagggggctgcctgaTAAAGAGCAGAGACTCAAAAAACCAAGGGACGTGAGGATAACTTAGCACAGGACAAAAACGACCTAAATCTGTTTTGGGCTCCCATGCAATTTGCTATTAAATtatattctaggggcacctgggtggctcaggtcatgatctcacagttcatgagtttgagccccccgttgggctctgtgctgacagctcagagtctggagcctgcttcggattctgtgtctccctctttctctgcccctcccctgctaatgctctctgtctctcaaaaatgaataaaaccggtaaaaaaattatattctatatGATATGAAAAGGTAGGAAAATGCATGTatcatttaaaaaggtttttaaaaaaatccccaaacccTCTAAAAGGAGAGTGCATTTCAAAAGCTTAGTTTCTAGGAAATCTCCTTAGTGAAACAGACACCGCTAAATCTTTATTGGTAACCTGTTAATAGTTCTGTAatactctggggcgcctgggtggcgcagtcggttaagcgtccgacttcagccaggtcacgatctcgcggtccgtgagttcgagcctcgcgtcaggctctgggctgatggctcggagcctggagcctgtttccgattctgtgtctccctctctctctgcccctcccccgttcatgctcagtctctctctgtcccaaaaataaaaaaaaaaaaaaaaaaaaaaaaaaaaacgttgaaaaaaaaatagttctgtaATACTCTTATTTAGTACTAAAACTACTACTTCCCTGGGTGGTCCAAAATAGTAATATCAGGTCTCagaaagaaattttagaattcaAAGTTCTCCAAGAGATTGCAAATGGATAATGACATGAATTAAATTAATAGTGTTttgagttttatcttttttctttctccaacatCTGGTTATGGGAAacattaatatgtaaaatattacaaaaaggaagacagaaaaacaaagggtACAAGATCATCTAAAACCAGGCAATTCTTCCCCAGACTCGGAattgtcatttcattttagtcttgTCCCTCAGAGATAAACACAACgccaaaaatctcccccaaacaCAGAAGCTCTCATCCTCCAGAAGGATTTAGGGAAGCACAGAACCATCCAGATCTGCAAGTTCTGCCCTTCCTGTGGCATCCCGCTTCCAGGTTAGGGTCTCTTACTGTGGGTCAGGCACTGTACCTCGTCTTTCCCCCCATCCTCCCCATAGTTTCGTGAAAGTTTGATTTTAAGAAGATTCAGGGAGGCTAAGTAGACATGCGGAGCCACACAGCTGCTGAGGTAGGGAGCTGGCTGGGTGTCTCTGGTTTGAAAGccctttctgtttccttctcaaagTTCGCTGTGTCACGTACACATGCCTTTCTCTGATTATAAAGATagtattagaggggcgcctgggtggcgcagtcggttaagcgtccaacttcagccaggtcacgatctcgcggtccgtgagttcgagccccgcggcgggctctgggctgatggctcggagcctggagcctgcttccgattctgggtctccctctctctctgcccctcccccgtccatgctctgtctctctctgtcccaaaaataaataaacgttaaaaaaaaaaaaaaaattaaaaaaaaaaaaagatagtattaGAAATACTCACGTTTCTgaatttttaatggattttgcATCCACTGAGTTTTCACTGTTCTCCATGGGTACTTCTAACTAGAATATAAAGATAGGAAGTAATCAAAATCTGTTATTATAAGATCACTGCCTCCTCTTAATTATTCCAATGATGGTTTCTCCAAATTAATGCTTTATATGGACATTTTTACATTAGCattacccccctccccagcttcacCTCCTCTATTAAATGTTTCTGTGAGTCAAACCTGAAAACAATGATCCCTTCTAAgcccatttctttgtctctttctttcttttttaagcgAGCTATGAAGTCCATACAGTATACAGGGAAGAAGCATGCGGCTTGATCAATGTTTACATTTGTACACTCCCACCCGACCAGGATACCAGTTGCAACTTATTGCAACAGAGCAGGTCATTCATTGATAAGAACTCAGTTTTCTAACTCAACACcatcaaaacaaaacccagaaaggcCCCATCACAACAGTATACCTCACATCATACTATTCTACGATGCTTTAGATTCTTGAGAGATACAGCACCAAGAAGTTCCAAACCTCCATATAATCTTTATTCTGAAACTGGGCTTGAGAATCCCGACTTCTCGTTTAGGGCGGTGGGGTGGATGGCCTGGGAAACCAGGAAGTAAGAACTGAAGTTTCTGCTTTCATGCTTCCATCAGACAATTCTAGCCTACCTTATGCAGTGCGCAAGTCCTTAACAATCAAAGCACTTATTATACAGCAGACACTGTGCTGGGCATGTGACCTTTTCTCTTCCCGACACTCCTACAAGTCAGGAAACTCCACTTTTAGTGATTAAATGACTTGGTCCACAGTCACAGAGCTAAGTGACTGAGGccccttccttcccactctgCTCTGAGGCCTCCGAGGAAGCCAGGTCCTTACTACTTGTCTTCTGGAGTTCTCCCATGTCTTCTCTAGCCTTCCAGAAGTAAAGGTACTTCCCATGGCAATCTGCCTCCttaaataaagaagagagaaaaaacaaggcCAAAATTGCTCAGCTTTCTCCAGCCTCTGGAAGCCCTGGCTATCTCAGAAATTCTAACCAAGATACAATTTTAACCTAACTCGTATGCTAAAATCGGGAATCTTGAAAGAATATACTAGCCCATCAACAGGACCTACTCAACCACAGAGCTTATATAGAAAGCCTTAGCCTCCCTTcccacttttaaatttaaaaaattgtgataaaacatacataaatttaCCATCCTaactattttaagtgtacaattcagtgacattacGTATAGTTACATTATTGCATAACCATCacaccatccatctctagaacttactttttcatcttcccaaactgaaaatcCCTACCAAAGCCCACCCCTTTCAAGGCCTCCTAAGAGCTAAGGAGACTTCTTTTGTTCTCCAAAGTTAagttccttcctgccttctccctAAATATTATATGCACCCGTGGTGGGGAAAGATGGAGACAAGAATATGGAGGAAAGGAAGTGTCACCATTTCAATTCAACCACAGAGGAGGGTAGCATTTCACCTTCTCTCAACGCCAGtcttcattttgcatttctaacacaaaGACTTTTTTGCTTTTCTACCATCTTGTTTCCTACAGGCTTTCTACAAAATCACGGGAGGATAGTGATGAACCCTCTTTTAGTAAGTAagcaaatatttagtgagcacaTGCTTTGTGCTAGGTACCATTGTAAGTACTAGGACAGAGTAGAAGACAAGGCAAAGTTCTTACCTTCAAGAAAGTTTCAtcctagaaaggaagaatagttaCAGATTGACAGTAAGATTTCTGACACTAATTGgaactctgaagaaaataaaatagggtaaAGTACTGGAGAGACTGGGAGTGCGAGCTACTTTAGCTAAGGTGGTTGGAGAAGCCATCTCCGAAGTGACATTTACATCGAGATCCAAGACATTGAGGCTATCCTTGCCAGAGAAGGACCCCCGAGTACAACGTCTCTGAAAAAGTTTGGTGTATTCATGGTACAGAAAGaagactaatttcacttagtgcATGGtcaagggaggggaagggaggggagggaagggaagagaaatggagTAGGAAAGGTGAGATCACATGGGGCCCTCAGGAGCTGAGAGCAGCTTGGGTTTTATTCTGGTTGCAAGGAGAAACCATTGGTGTGTTTttaagcagaggagggaaggaatgcTTTCAAAAGATCACTGTCACTGCTGAGTGGAGAATTAACTGCAGAAGACTGGAGCACaaacacataggccaatggaaagCCTTAAAGAATAGTTCTAGAAAGGGATGATGATGGCTTAGACTAGAGTTGAACAGTGGATGCAGGCAGTTAAGAGTCTGGAATCAGGGAGAGATCAGTGCTGGAGATACACTGGGGCACTCTGGTATTTAGAGAGCCAGTAGGAGACTAAGGTGACTGC
Coding sequences within:
- the CASP3 gene encoding caspase-3 isoform X4, encoding MENSENSVDAKSIKNSETKIFHGSKSMDSGIYMDNSYKMDYPEMGLCIIINNKNFHESTGMPSRSGTDVDAANLRETFTNLKYEVRNKNDLTREQIVALLDSVSREDHSKRSSFICVLLSHGDEGIIYGTNGPVDLKKLTGFFRGDYCRSLTGKPKLFIIQACRGTELDCGIETDSGTEDDIACQKIPVEADFLYAYSTAPGYYSWRNSKDGSWFIQSLCSMLRLYAHKLEFVHILTRVNRKVALEFESFSLDSAFHGKKQIPCIVSMLTKELYFYH
- the CASP3 gene encoding caspase-3 isoform X3, with protein sequence MENSENSVDAKSIKNSETRKIFHGSKSMDSGIYMDNSYKMDYPEMGLCIIINNKNFHESTGMPSRSGTDVDAANLRETFTNLKYEVRNKNDLTREQIVALLDSVSREDHSKRSSFICVLLSHGDEGIIYGTNGPVDLKKLTGFFRGDYCRSLTGKPKLFIIQACRGTELDCGIETDSGTEDDIACQKIPVEADFLYAYSTAPGYYSWRNSKDGSWFIQSLCSMLRLYAHKLEFVHILTRVNRKVALEFESFSLDSAFHGKKQIPCIVSMLTKELYFYH
- the CASP3 gene encoding caspase-3 isoform X1, whose amino-acid sequence is MGSTFTSGRLEKTWENSRRQVLEVPMENSENSVDAKSIKNSETRKIFHGSKSMDSGIYMDNSYKMDYPEMGLCIIINNKNFHESTGMPSRSGTDVDAANLRETFTNLKYEVRNKNDLTREQIVALLDSVSREDHSKRSSFICVLLSHGDEGIIYGTNGPVDLKKLTGFFRGDYCRSLTGKPKLFIIQACRGTELDCGIETDSGTEDDIACQKIPVEADFLYAYSTAPGYYSWRNSKDGSWFIQSLCSMLRLYAHKLEFVHILTRVNRKVALEFESFSLDSAFHGKKQIPCIVSMLTKELYFYH
- the CASP3 gene encoding caspase-3 isoform X2 yields the protein MGSTFTSGRLEKTWENSRRQVLEVPMENSENSVDAKSIKNSETKIFHGSKSMDSGIYMDNSYKMDYPEMGLCIIINNKNFHESTGMPSRSGTDVDAANLRETFTNLKYEVRNKNDLTREQIVALLDSVSREDHSKRSSFICVLLSHGDEGIIYGTNGPVDLKKLTGFFRGDYCRSLTGKPKLFIIQACRGTELDCGIETDSGTEDDIACQKIPVEADFLYAYSTAPGYYSWRNSKDGSWFIQSLCSMLRLYAHKLEFVHILTRVNRKVALEFESFSLDSAFHGKKQIPCIVSMLTKELYFYH